One genomic window of Ictalurus punctatus breed USDA103 chromosome 23, Coco_2.0, whole genome shotgun sequence includes the following:
- the vipr2 gene encoding vasoactive intestinal polypeptide receptor 2 isoform X1, translating into MHFILNCSLSQCTHCKEHLKRFNLGLSGKEMFWLQCSCVLLLWIADCVSGRHPSCHFWFELQSAERECLSKLEGSLESGGCPGMWDNFSCWHHAEVGEVVTNSCPEALKNLFGQDGNISRTCTTKGWSDSYPSLNNVCFSESKPNKQVFYMVVKTLYTLGHSLSLIALLTGSAILCLFRKLHCTRNYIHLNLFFSFILRSVAVLTKDAILFSHSENTQCDKQPSLIGCKASLVSFHYFIMANFFWLLVEGLYLHTLLMVIFSKNHHFLIYLFIGWGFPTVFVTVWIICRIYLEDTGCWERNEAMIPWRVIDWPVMASVIINFILFISIIQILVQKLRCPDVGGNEQSQYRRLAKSTLLLIPLFGVNYVVFVYMREESQNDIFKDYKIFFDLGLGSFQGLVVAILYCFLNSEVQSELKRKWRSVCLKRYINRDYRLHGSSISRNGMDNVALFLRNSRAQSFLQTTETTV; encoded by the exons atgcattttattttaaactgctCATTATCTCAGTGCACACATTGTAAAGAACATCTGAAGCGGTTTAATCTGGGACTATCAGGGAAAGAAATGTTCTGGCTGCAGTGTTCCTGTGTTCTGCTGCTCTGGATTGCAGACTGT GTTAGCGGGAGACATCCGAGCTGCCACTTCTGGTTTGAGCTGCAGTCAGCAGAGAGAGAATGCCTGTCCAAGCTGGAGGGAAGTCTGGAGTCTGGAG GCTGCCCAGGCATGTGGGACAACTTTTCCTGTTGGCACCATGCAGAGGTGGGTGAAGTGGTCACCAATTCCTGTCCAGAGGCTCTGAAAAACCTCTTTGGCCAAGatg ggAACATCAGCCGAACCTGTACAACTAAAGGCTGGTCAGACTCATACCCCAGCTTAAACAATGTCTGTTTTTCTGAATCCAAACCCAACAAG CAGGTGTTTTACATGGTGGTGAAGACGCTGTACACACTGGGACACAGTCTGTCTCTCATCGCTCTCCTCACTGGCAGTGCCATCCTGTGTCTtttcag GAAGCTCCACTGCACCAGGAACTACATCCATCTGAATCTGTTCTTCTCCTTCATCCTGAGATCTGTAGCTGTGTTGACAAAGGACGccattttattttctcacaGTGAGAACACACAGTGTGACAAACAGCCCTCACTG ATTGGGTGTAAAGCCAGTCTGGTCAGTTTTCACTACTTCATTATGGCTAATTTCTTCTGGCTGCTGGTGGAAGGTCTGTACCTTCACACTCTACTGATGGTGATCTTCTCCAAGAATCACCACTTTCTCATCTATCTCTTTATCGGATGGG GATTCCCGACAGTTTTCGTGACAGTGTGGATAATTTGTAGGATTTATCTGGAGGACACGGG ATGCTGGGAAAGAAATGAAGCCATGATTCCTTGGAGGGTGATCGACTGGCCAGTCATGGCCTCTGTTATA ATCAACTTCATTCTGTTCATCAGCATCATTCAGATTCTGGTTCAGAAGCTGCGGTGTCCGGATGTAGGGGGAAACGAACAGAGTCAGTACAG GAGGCTGGCGAAGTCAACGCTGTTGTTGATTCCACTCTTTGGGGTTAATTATGTGGTGTTTGTATACATGAGAGAAGAGAGTCAAAATGACATATTCAAAGACTATAAAATATTCTTTGACCTTGGTCTTGGCTCTTTCCAG GGACTGGTTGTTGCCATTTTATATTGCTTTCTCAACAGTGag GTCCAGAGTGAGCTAAAGAGGaagtggaggagtgtgtgtctgAAGCGTTACATCAATCGAGACTACAGGCTGCACGGTTCATCCATCTCTAGAAATGGCATGGACAACGTGGCACTTTTTCTTCGTAACTCTAGAGCTCAGTCATTCCTACAGACCACTGAAACCACTGTGTGA
- the vipr2 gene encoding vasoactive intestinal polypeptide receptor 2 isoform X2, whose product MPVQAGGKSGVWRLPRHVGQLFLLAPCRGNISRTCTTKGWSDSYPSLNNVCFSESKPNKQVFYMVVKTLYTLGHSLSLIALLTGSAILCLFRKLHCTRNYIHLNLFFSFILRSVAVLTKDAILFSHSENTQCDKQPSLIGCKASLVSFHYFIMANFFWLLVEGLYLHTLLMVIFSKNHHFLIYLFIGWGFPTVFVTVWIICRIYLEDTGCWERNEAMIPWRVIDWPVMASVIINFILFISIIQILVQKLRCPDVGGNEQSQYRRLAKSTLLLIPLFGVNYVVFVYMREESQNDIFKDYKIFFDLGLGSFQGLVVAILYCFLNSEVQSELKRKWRSVCLKRYINRDYRLHGSSISRNGMDNVALFLRNSRAQSFLQTTETTV is encoded by the exons ATGCCTGTCCAAGCTGGAGGGAAGTCTGGAGTCTGGAG GCTGCCCAGGCATGTGGGACAACTTTTCCTGTTGGCACCATGCAGAG ggAACATCAGCCGAACCTGTACAACTAAAGGCTGGTCAGACTCATACCCCAGCTTAAACAATGTCTGTTTTTCTGAATCCAAACCCAACAAG CAGGTGTTTTACATGGTGGTGAAGACGCTGTACACACTGGGACACAGTCTGTCTCTCATCGCTCTCCTCACTGGCAGTGCCATCCTGTGTCTtttcag GAAGCTCCACTGCACCAGGAACTACATCCATCTGAATCTGTTCTTCTCCTTCATCCTGAGATCTGTAGCTGTGTTGACAAAGGACGccattttattttctcacaGTGAGAACACACAGTGTGACAAACAGCCCTCACTG ATTGGGTGTAAAGCCAGTCTGGTCAGTTTTCACTACTTCATTATGGCTAATTTCTTCTGGCTGCTGGTGGAAGGTCTGTACCTTCACACTCTACTGATGGTGATCTTCTCCAAGAATCACCACTTTCTCATCTATCTCTTTATCGGATGGG GATTCCCGACAGTTTTCGTGACAGTGTGGATAATTTGTAGGATTTATCTGGAGGACACGGG ATGCTGGGAAAGAAATGAAGCCATGATTCCTTGGAGGGTGATCGACTGGCCAGTCATGGCCTCTGTTATA ATCAACTTCATTCTGTTCATCAGCATCATTCAGATTCTGGTTCAGAAGCTGCGGTGTCCGGATGTAGGGGGAAACGAACAGAGTCAGTACAG GAGGCTGGCGAAGTCAACGCTGTTGTTGATTCCACTCTTTGGGGTTAATTATGTGGTGTTTGTATACATGAGAGAAGAGAGTCAAAATGACATATTCAAAGACTATAAAATATTCTTTGACCTTGGTCTTGGCTCTTTCCAG GGACTGGTTGTTGCCATTTTATATTGCTTTCTCAACAGTGag GTCCAGAGTGAGCTAAAGAGGaagtggaggagtgtgtgtctgAAGCGTTACATCAATCGAGACTACAGGCTGCACGGTTCATCCATCTCTAGAAATGGCATGGACAACGTGGCACTTTTTCTTCGTAACTCTAGAGCTCAGTCATTCCTACAGACCACTGAAACCACTGTGTGA
- the vipr2 gene encoding vasoactive intestinal polypeptide receptor 2 isoform X3: MHFILNCSLSQCTHCKEHLKRFNLGLSGKEMFWLQCSCVLLLWIADCVSGRHPSCHFWFELQSAERECLSKLEGSLESGGCPGMWDNFSCWHHAEVGEVVTNSCPEALKNLFGQDGNISRTCTTKGWSDSYPSLNNVCFSESKPNKQVFYMVVKTLYTLGHSLSLIALLTGSAILCLFRKLHCTRNYIHLNLFFSFILRSVAVLTKDAILFSHSENTQCDKQPSLIGCKASLVSFHYFIMANFFWLLVEGLYLHTLLMVIFSKNHHFLIYLFIGWGFPTVFVTVWIICRIYLEDTGCWERNEAMIPWRVIDWPVMASVIINFILFISIIQILVQKLRCPDVGGNEQSQYRDWLLPFYIAFSTVRSRVS; encoded by the exons atgcattttattttaaactgctCATTATCTCAGTGCACACATTGTAAAGAACATCTGAAGCGGTTTAATCTGGGACTATCAGGGAAAGAAATGTTCTGGCTGCAGTGTTCCTGTGTTCTGCTGCTCTGGATTGCAGACTGT GTTAGCGGGAGACATCCGAGCTGCCACTTCTGGTTTGAGCTGCAGTCAGCAGAGAGAGAATGCCTGTCCAAGCTGGAGGGAAGTCTGGAGTCTGGAG GCTGCCCAGGCATGTGGGACAACTTTTCCTGTTGGCACCATGCAGAGGTGGGTGAAGTGGTCACCAATTCCTGTCCAGAGGCTCTGAAAAACCTCTTTGGCCAAGatg ggAACATCAGCCGAACCTGTACAACTAAAGGCTGGTCAGACTCATACCCCAGCTTAAACAATGTCTGTTTTTCTGAATCCAAACCCAACAAG CAGGTGTTTTACATGGTGGTGAAGACGCTGTACACACTGGGACACAGTCTGTCTCTCATCGCTCTCCTCACTGGCAGTGCCATCCTGTGTCTtttcag GAAGCTCCACTGCACCAGGAACTACATCCATCTGAATCTGTTCTTCTCCTTCATCCTGAGATCTGTAGCTGTGTTGACAAAGGACGccattttattttctcacaGTGAGAACACACAGTGTGACAAACAGCCCTCACTG ATTGGGTGTAAAGCCAGTCTGGTCAGTTTTCACTACTTCATTATGGCTAATTTCTTCTGGCTGCTGGTGGAAGGTCTGTACCTTCACACTCTACTGATGGTGATCTTCTCCAAGAATCACCACTTTCTCATCTATCTCTTTATCGGATGGG GATTCCCGACAGTTTTCGTGACAGTGTGGATAATTTGTAGGATTTATCTGGAGGACACGGG ATGCTGGGAAAGAAATGAAGCCATGATTCCTTGGAGGGTGATCGACTGGCCAGTCATGGCCTCTGTTATA ATCAACTTCATTCTGTTCATCAGCATCATTCAGATTCTGGTTCAGAAGCTGCGGTGTCCGGATGTAGGGGGAAACGAACAGAGTCAGTACAG GGACTGGTTGTTGCCATTTTATATTGCTTTCTCAACAGTGag GTCCAGAGTGAGCTAA